A single Agromyces sp. CF514 DNA region contains:
- a CDS encoding N-acyl homoserine lactonase family protein: protein MTSTTVIPVHVADLHVEGETMPVVVHLIDHADARVLVDTGFTRLHPAVADMDPSIVPLRDQGFDPASVDLIVNTHLHFDHCGGNHRFPGTPIHVQRRELEDARTLDDYTIREWVDEPGVRYVPVDGEFELLPGLRLVPAPGHTRGSQIVVIETGEHPVVIAGDSAVWFGELDEPRTEGQRLIRSLEPAEVWLSHVLEPWRPTVR, encoded by the coding sequence ATGACCTCCACGACCGTCATACCCGTGCACGTCGCCGACCTGCACGTCGAAGGCGAGACGATGCCCGTCGTCGTGCACCTCATCGACCACGCCGACGCGCGCGTGCTCGTCGACACCGGGTTCACGCGGCTCCATCCGGCCGTGGCCGACATGGATCCCAGCATCGTCCCGCTGCGCGACCAGGGATTCGACCCGGCGAGCGTCGACCTCATCGTGAACACCCACCTGCACTTCGACCACTGCGGCGGAAACCACCGCTTCCCCGGCACGCCGATCCACGTGCAGCGTCGGGAGCTCGAAGACGCCCGCACCCTCGACGACTACACGATCCGCGAGTGGGTCGACGAGCCCGGGGTCCGGTACGTGCCGGTCGACGGCGAGTTCGAACTGCTCCCCGGCCTGCGCCTGGTTCCCGCGCCCGGCCATACCCGGGGCTCGCAGATCGTCGTCATCGAGACGGGCGAGCACCCGGTGGTGATCGCCGGAGACAGCGCCGTCTGGTTCGGCGAGCTCGACGAGCCTCGTACCGAGGGGCAGCGGCTCATCCGCTCGCTGGAACCGGCCGAGGTCTGGCTCTCGCACGTGCTCGAGCCGTGGCGGCCGACCGTGCGGTGA
- a CDS encoding SRPBCC domain-containing protein translates to MNDREDAGRAEHRMERTYELAATPDEVWQVLATADGISSWMAPTRLEPRIGGEVVFDLGDATSVGTVTDYAPGRRFAYEEPWPIAEHPEDLAPEMAQWFESIGVPLSEVYDGLPLVTPIATEFLIEAASGGTCVVRVVTSAFGSGADWEQEFFDQMVESFGPMLDALAARFPVEARR, encoded by the coding sequence ATGAACGACCGCGAAGACGCAGGCCGAGCCGAACACCGCATGGAACGCACGTACGAGCTGGCGGCGACGCCCGACGAGGTGTGGCAGGTGCTCGCGACCGCCGACGGCATCTCCTCGTGGATGGCGCCGACACGGTTGGAGCCGCGCATCGGCGGCGAAGTCGTGTTCGACCTCGGCGACGCCACGTCGGTCGGCACCGTCACCGACTACGCGCCCGGTCGCCGATTCGCCTACGAGGAGCCGTGGCCGATCGCCGAACACCCGGAAGACCTCGCGCCCGAGATGGCGCAGTGGTTCGAGAGCATCGGCGTCCCGCTGTCCGAGGTGTACGACGGGCTCCCGCTCGTCACCCCGATCGCGACGGAGTTCCTCATCGAGGCGGCTTCCGGAGGCACGTGCGTGGTTCGCGTGGTGACCAGCGCCTTCGGCTCCGGCGCCGACTGGGAGCAGGAGTTCTTCGACCAGATGGTCGAGAGCTTCGGCCCGATGCTCGACGCCCTCGCCGCGCGCTTCCCGGTCGAGGCGCGACGATGA
- a CDS encoding helix-turn-helix domain-containing protein has protein sequence MIIGPLLTSFTVKKYSERMDEVRVLADPAAVEVALDPMRASILEALAEPGSATTVAAAIGSTRQKVNYHLKALEAHGLVEPAETRAWGGISERFVRRSARRLVVAPGVLQHSAADPDEVADRLSAAYLIAVNARTVSEIGGIVDSAGSGARIPTLTVDTVIGFASADDRAAFAADLQAAVAALAAKYHHDEGRPHRLTVSSYPRPKEDSP, from the coding sequence ATGATCATCGGACCACTCTTGACAAGTTTTACTGTCAAGAAGTACAGTGAGCGCATGGACGAGGTGCGAGTACTCGCGGACCCTGCGGCCGTCGAGGTCGCGCTCGACCCGATGCGCGCGTCGATCCTCGAGGCGCTGGCCGAGCCGGGGTCCGCCACGACCGTCGCGGCGGCGATCGGATCGACCAGGCAGAAGGTGAACTACCACCTCAAGGCGCTCGAGGCCCACGGGCTGGTCGAGCCCGCCGAGACGCGCGCGTGGGGCGGCATCAGCGAGCGCTTCGTCCGTCGCTCCGCTCGCCGGCTCGTCGTCGCGCCGGGCGTGCTGCAGCACAGCGCCGCCGACCCCGACGAGGTCGCCGACCGCCTGTCCGCCGCGTACCTGATCGCCGTCAACGCGCGGACCGTGTCCGAGATCGGCGGCATCGTCGACTCGGCCGGGTCCGGCGCGCGGATTCCGACGCTGACCGTCGACACGGTCATCGGATTCGCCTCCGCCGACGATCGCGCGGCGTTCGCCGCCGACCTGCAGGCGGCCGTCGCGGCCCTCGCCGCGAAGTACCACCACGACGAGGGGCGCCCGCACCGCCTGACCGTCTCGTCGTACCCACGACCCAAGGAGGATTCGCCATGA
- a CDS encoding helix-turn-helix transcriptional regulator: MVKPTRVTNAIRALRFAHGEMTQADLASRIGVTRQTVIAIEQGRYSPSLELAFQIARAFGVALDDVFQYPAGE, encoded by the coding sequence ATGGTGAAGCCCACCCGCGTGACCAACGCGATCCGCGCCCTGCGGTTCGCCCACGGCGAGATGACCCAGGCCGACCTGGCCTCCCGCATCGGCGTCACGCGCCAGACCGTCATCGCCATCGAGCAGGGGCGCTACTCGCCGTCGCTCGAGCTGGCGTTCCAGATCGCGAGGGCGTTCGGGGTCGCGCTCGACGACGTGTTCCAGTACCCCGCAGGGGAGTGA
- a CDS encoding NADP-dependent oxidoreductase translates to MNRQHVETTMRAVVQHRYGGPEVLALETVPAPVPKADEILVAVHAADVASGDVRVMRGEPKLLRAFFGLRRPRVPTVGRDIAGVVVAIGAGVTRFSVGDRVCGESSQGGWAELVALPERFAVRVPDHVGFADAATLPVSAGTALQGLRLAGIDPVRRAGADTAEGGEARPRLLVIGASGGVGGFAVQLAALAGCEVVGVGSADKAEHVLALGASAALDRRTAWASAEPEGSYDAVFDLAGAQALGELARLVRRGGTVVLSAGGDDGWLGPMPRLLAATVRNPFTPVALRPLAAARDVADLEALVGLVADGRIRSMIDRVVPLAEAASAARDFLAGRVRGKLVLEAR, encoded by the coding sequence ATGAACCGGCAACACGTCGAGACCACGATGCGGGCGGTCGTGCAGCACCGGTACGGAGGGCCCGAGGTGCTCGCCCTCGAGACGGTTCCCGCGCCCGTGCCGAAGGCCGACGAGATCCTGGTGGCCGTGCACGCGGCCGACGTCGCTTCGGGCGACGTGCGCGTCATGCGCGGCGAGCCGAAGCTGTTGCGGGCCTTCTTCGGGCTGCGCCGACCTCGGGTGCCGACCGTCGGCCGCGACATCGCCGGCGTCGTGGTCGCGATCGGGGCGGGGGTCACGAGGTTCTCCGTCGGCGACCGGGTGTGCGGCGAGTCGTCGCAGGGCGGCTGGGCCGAGCTCGTCGCGCTGCCCGAGCGGTTCGCCGTGCGCGTGCCGGACCACGTCGGATTCGCGGATGCCGCGACGCTGCCCGTCTCGGCGGGCACCGCACTGCAGGGCCTGCGCCTCGCGGGCATCGACCCCGTGCGCCGGGCGGGCGCCGACACCGCCGAGGGCGGCGAGGCGCGGCCGAGGCTGCTCGTGATCGGCGCCTCGGGTGGCGTCGGCGGTTTCGCCGTGCAGCTGGCGGCCCTCGCCGGGTGCGAGGTAGTGGGGGTCGGCAGCGCCGACAAGGCCGAGCACGTGCTCGCGCTCGGTGCCTCGGCCGCGCTCGATCGCCGCACGGCGTGGGCGTCGGCCGAACCCGAGGGCTCCTACGACGCGGTGTTCGACCTGGCGGGCGCGCAGGCGCTCGGCGAACTCGCGCGGCTCGTGCGTCGCGGCGGCACGGTCGTGCTGTCGGCGGGCGGCGATGACGGATGGCTCGGGCCGATGCCACGACTGCTCGCGGCGACCGTGCGCAATCCGTTCACGCCCGTCGCGCTCAGGCCGCTCGCCGCTGCTCGCGACGTCGCCGACCTCGAGGCGCTCGTCGGGCTGGTCGCTGACGGACGCATCCGGTCGATGATCGACCGAGTGGTTCCGCTGGCCGAAGCGGCTTCGGCCGCACGTGACTTCCTGGCCGGCCGGGTGCGAGGCAAGCTCGTGCTCGAGGCGCGCTGA
- a CDS encoding alpha/beta fold hydrolase — protein sequence MRFRATAAAAAVALTLSGCATALPSAPPDSSERPAPQSGIRSGLVAIGDGREMFLACRGSGSPTVVFVSGTGGGADEWSTLPSTGAGSPSGSPASEPAVEPVFAAVAESTRVCAYDRPGVTLDDGSPTSSTPVPQPTTARQGVEDLDALLTAADETGPYVLVGASWGGLIVQLFARTHPESTEGLVLVDSASTHLEQSLTAEQWRAWMGAIEGARSGDAESPAYVPTLTEFDSADAPPAVPTVVLSSDRPWDLQVTPGESTWPAWLAAQSELAESLHATHVSDTDSGHGIQVEQPALVTAAVEDVVDEVRSG from the coding sequence ATGCGCTTCAGGGCGACGGCGGCCGCGGCAGCGGTCGCGCTCACGTTGAGCGGTTGCGCGACCGCCCTGCCGAGCGCGCCCCCGGATTCCTCAGAGCGCCCGGCACCGCAGAGCGGCATCAGGTCGGGCCTGGTCGCCATCGGCGACGGGCGCGAGATGTTCCTCGCCTGTCGCGGGTCCGGGTCGCCGACGGTCGTCTTCGTCTCGGGTACGGGCGGCGGCGCCGACGAATGGAGCACCCTGCCGAGCACGGGCGCAGGCTCGCCCTCCGGTTCACCGGCGTCGGAACCCGCCGTCGAGCCGGTCTTCGCCGCCGTCGCCGAATCCACCAGGGTCTGCGCGTACGATCGCCCGGGCGTGACCCTTGACGACGGCTCTCCGACGTCCAGCACGCCGGTGCCCCAGCCGACGACCGCCCGGCAGGGGGTCGAGGACCTCGACGCGCTGCTCACGGCTGCCGACGAGACCGGCCCCTACGTCTTGGTGGGCGCCTCGTGGGGAGGACTCATCGTTCAACTGTTCGCGCGCACGCATCCGGAGTCGACCGAGGGCCTCGTGCTGGTGGACTCCGCGTCGACCCACCTCGAGCAGAGCCTCACCGCCGAGCAATGGCGGGCGTGGATGGGCGCCATCGAGGGCGCCCGCTCGGGCGATGCCGAGAGCCCCGCCTACGTGCCCACGCTGACGGAGTTCGACAGCGCCGACGCACCGCCCGCCGTGCCGACCGTCGTGCTGTCGTCAGATCGGCCGTGGGATCTGCAGGTGACGCCGGGCGAATCGACCTGGCCTGCCTGGCTGGCCGCCCAGTCCGAGCTCGCCGAGTCGCTGCACGCGACGCACGTGAGCGATACCGACAGCGGTCACGGAATCCAGGTCGAGCAGCCGGCTCTCGTCACCGCGGCCGTCGAAGACGTCGTCGATGAGGTCCGGAGCGGGTGA
- a CDS encoding dolichyl-phosphate-mannose--protein mannosyltransferase, with product MTSGTDAVGSPDTRPVAAEQPAAASVDLADERAREAAGADLGTDAGAGAVLAPEPEPAADAERAAEAEPVADAEPESRGTRLDDWWARMLATPRRRALWYWGGPALVVLLAAVLRFWNLGHPQAIVFDETYYVKDAWSLWNNGYESTWPDGADEGFANGDTDTFSDDGVYVVHPPLGKWMIALGMGLGGAESAFWWRATTALAGTAAVFILMMVARRLWPSTILAVFAGLLFAIDGNAIVMSRVALLDNWVMLFALLGFWFVLLDRGWARDRLHRGLDAARASGYEPHYGPALWSRPWVIAAGAAFGATTAVKWSGLWFLAAFGLYLVLVDLLARRRAGVPFWATGALLKQGPVTFLLYVPVAFVVYLASWTGWLTTDGGYDRHWADDPANRATGVFSWVPLALQSLWKYHDSAYQYHIGVHAEHPWQSNPLTWLFMIRPTNMYFASTDDGSGGCGGDTCWSSIIGLGNPLIWWAAAAACLYLVYRLARYREWQVGLILLGLAAGYLPWLMYLDRTVFQFYSIAFEPYLILGLTAVAGLILGDRDDVWWRRERGIATVGVYLVLAVLVSAFFYPLWSAMPITPDFRQLHFWLPSWG from the coding sequence ATGACTTCAGGAACGGATGCCGTGGGCTCCCCCGACACCCGGCCTGTCGCCGCCGAGCAGCCCGCCGCGGCATCCGTCGACCTCGCTGACGAGCGCGCCCGCGAGGCGGCCGGCGCAGACCTCGGGACCGATGCAGGCGCAGGGGCCGTGCTCGCACCCGAACCGGAGCCCGCGGCCGACGCGGAGCGCGCGGCCGAAGCGGAACCCGTGGCCGATGCGGAGCCCGAGTCCCGCGGCACGCGGCTCGACGACTGGTGGGCGCGCATGCTGGCGACCCCGCGCCGACGCGCTCTCTGGTACTGGGGCGGCCCGGCCCTCGTGGTGCTGCTCGCGGCGGTGCTGCGATTCTGGAACCTCGGGCACCCGCAGGCGATCGTCTTCGACGAGACCTACTACGTGAAGGACGCGTGGAGCCTCTGGAACAACGGCTACGAGTCGACCTGGCCGGACGGCGCCGACGAGGGGTTCGCGAACGGCGACACCGACACGTTCTCCGATGACGGCGTGTACGTCGTGCACCCGCCGCTCGGCAAGTGGATGATCGCGCTCGGCATGGGACTCGGCGGCGCCGAGAGCGCGTTCTGGTGGCGCGCGACGACCGCGCTCGCGGGCACGGCGGCGGTCTTCATCCTCATGATGGTCGCGCGCCGGTTGTGGCCGTCGACGATCCTCGCGGTCTTCGCGGGCCTGCTCTTCGCGATCGACGGCAACGCGATCGTGATGTCGCGCGTGGCGCTGCTCGACAACTGGGTCATGCTGTTCGCCCTGCTCGGCTTCTGGTTCGTGCTGCTCGACCGAGGCTGGGCGCGCGACCGCCTGCATCGGGGCCTCGACGCGGCCAGGGCCTCGGGCTACGAACCGCATTACGGTCCGGCGCTCTGGTCGCGGCCGTGGGTGATCGCCGCGGGCGCCGCGTTCGGCGCCACGACCGCGGTCAAGTGGTCAGGGCTGTGGTTCCTCGCCGCGTTCGGCCTCTACCTCGTGCTCGTCGACCTGCTCGCGCGGCGCCGCGCAGGCGTGCCGTTCTGGGCCACGGGCGCGCTGTTGAAGCAGGGCCCGGTCACGTTCCTGCTCTACGTACCGGTCGCGTTCGTCGTCTACCTCGCGTCGTGGACCGGCTGGCTCACCACCGACGGCGGCTACGACCGGCACTGGGCCGACGACCCCGCCAACCGGGCGACCGGCGTGTTCTCGTGGGTGCCGCTCGCGCTGCAGAGCCTCTGGAAGTACCACGATTCGGCCTATCAGTACCACATCGGCGTGCACGCGGAGCATCCGTGGCAGTCCAACCCGCTCACCTGGCTGTTCATGATCCGGCCCACGAACATGTACTTCGCGTCGACCGACGACGGGTCGGGCGGATGCGGCGGCGACACGTGCTGGTCGTCGATCATCGGCCTCGGCAACCCGCTCATCTGGTGGGCCGCCGCGGCAGCATGCCTCTACCTCGTCTACCGGCTGGCCCGCTACCGCGAATGGCAGGTCGGACTCATCCTGCTCGGGCTCGCGGCCGGGTACCTGCCGTGGCTCATGTACCTCGACCGCACGGTGTTCCAGTTCTACTCGATCGCGTTCGAGCCGTACCTCATCCTCGGGCTGACCGCGGTCGCCGGGCTCATCCTCGGCGATCGCGACGACGTCTGGTGGCGCCGCGAGCGCGGCATCGCCACCGTCGGCGTCTACCTCGTGCTCGCGGTGCTCGTCTCCGCGTTCTTCTACCCGCTCTGGTCGGCGATGCCGATCACGCCCGACTTCCGGCAACTGCACTTCTGGCTGCCGTCCTGGGGCTGA
- the rsmI gene encoding 16S rRNA (cytidine(1402)-2'-O)-methyltransferase, whose translation MIILAATPIGNLGDASVRLREALEEAQVVASEDTRVTQRLLAGLGIANRPRLIALHEHNERQKAAELVELARDTDLLVLSDAGMPTVSDPGFPLVQAAVAAGVDVTAIPGPSAVITALAVAGLPTDRFSFEGFLPRKAGDRSRRLSELAGDRRTLVFFEGPSRLAASLTALADAFGPDRQAAVCRELTKLHEEVRRGGLAELAEWAEAGVRGEICIVVAGAEAQAADATTALDRVLELAASGTRLKDAASLVAAETGLGKRDLYEAALAARSR comes from the coding sequence ATGATCATCCTCGCGGCGACGCCCATCGGAAACCTCGGCGACGCGTCGGTGCGCCTGCGCGAGGCGCTCGAGGAGGCGCAGGTCGTCGCCTCCGAGGACACGCGCGTCACGCAGCGCCTGCTCGCGGGCCTCGGCATCGCGAACCGGCCGCGGCTCATCGCCCTGCACGAGCACAACGAGCGGCAGAAGGCGGCCGAGCTCGTCGAGCTGGCGCGCGACACGGACCTGCTCGTGCTGAGCGACGCGGGCATGCCGACCGTCTCGGATCCGGGGTTCCCGCTCGTGCAGGCCGCGGTCGCCGCCGGCGTCGACGTGACGGCGATCCCCGGGCCGAGCGCGGTGATCACCGCGCTCGCCGTGGCGGGCCTGCCGACCGACCGGTTCTCGTTCGAGGGCTTCCTGCCGCGCAAGGCCGGCGATCGCTCGCGGCGGCTCTCCGAGCTCGCGGGCGACCGGCGCACGCTGGTGTTCTTCGAGGGCCCGTCGCGCCTGGCGGCGAGTCTCACCGCGCTCGCCGACGCGTTCGGCCCCGATCGGCAGGCGGCGGTGTGCCGCGAACTCACGAAGCTGCACGAGGAGGTGCGGCGCGGCGGGCTGGCCGAGCTGGCCGAGTGGGCCGAAGCGGGCGTGCGCGGCGAGATCTGCATCGTCGTCGCCGGAGCCGAGGCGCAGGCGGCGGATGCCACGACGGCCCTCGACCGCGTGCTCGAGCTCGCGGCATCCGGAACCCGGCTGAAGGACGCGGCCTCGCTCGTGGCGGCCGAGACCGGTCTCGGCAAGCGCGACCTCTACGAGGCGGCCCTGGCGGCCCGATCGCGCTGA
- a CDS encoding NADP-dependent oxidoreductase: protein MAHEVRFAAFGGPEVLEIAEMPVPEPGEGEVLVEVYSAGLNPVDSAIRRGEHPERWRVEPPSGQGRDLAGQVIATGPGATRFARGDEVLGFVDRGAQATHVVVPQDNLIARPPALSWEVAGSLYTAGTTAWTIIEGLGLQPNDTVVVTAAAGGVGCLAAQLARLRGAAVIGTAPDARFDFLRQFGVIPVSYGPDLAERVRELAPHPVSVFLDFLGGEAAEARALGVVPSRVFTLTDWDAVEREDAVRAGAGDVIALSRVAALVSARRIRLPIADIFPLDRVGDAYRALEKREAPGKIVLGMRVVDYPNQKVREPELKQQDVTLGVPTEHAHVDVEEAVPAAIGDGSVRRRRREANARATADAGGE from the coding sequence ATGGCCCACGAAGTCAGGTTCGCAGCGTTCGGCGGCCCCGAGGTGCTCGAGATCGCCGAGATGCCGGTTCCCGAGCCGGGTGAGGGCGAGGTGCTCGTCGAGGTGTACTCGGCCGGGCTCAACCCCGTCGACAGCGCGATCCGCCGCGGCGAGCATCCCGAGCGATGGCGGGTCGAACCGCCGTCGGGCCAGGGCCGCGACCTCGCGGGCCAGGTGATCGCGACCGGTCCGGGCGCCACTCGGTTCGCGCGCGGCGACGAGGTGCTCGGATTCGTCGACCGCGGCGCGCAGGCCACGCACGTGGTCGTGCCGCAGGACAACCTCATCGCGCGCCCGCCCGCGCTCTCGTGGGAGGTCGCCGGTTCGCTCTACACCGCGGGCACCACGGCATGGACGATCATCGAGGGGCTCGGGCTCCAGCCCAACGACACGGTCGTCGTGACGGCCGCGGCGGGCGGCGTCGGATGCCTCGCGGCGCAGTTGGCACGGCTGCGCGGCGCAGCGGTCATCGGCACCGCGCCCGACGCGCGATTCGACTTCCTGCGTCAGTTCGGCGTGATCCCGGTCTCGTACGGACCCGACCTCGCCGAGCGGGTGCGCGAACTCGCCCCGCACCCCGTGAGCGTGTTCCTCGACTTCCTCGGCGGCGAGGCCGCGGAGGCGCGCGCCCTCGGCGTGGTGCCGTCGCGGGTGTTCACCCTCACCGACTGGGACGCCGTCGAGCGCGAGGACGCCGTGCGTGCCGGCGCGGGCGACGTGATCGCGCTGAGCAGGGTCGCCGCGCTCGTCTCCGCCCGCCGCATCCGCCTGCCGATCGCCGACATCTTCCCGCTCGACCGCGTCGGCGACGCCTACCGCGCGCTCGAGAAGCGCGAGGCGCCGGGCAAGATCGTGCTCGGCATGCGCGTGGTCGACTACCCCAACCAGAAGGTCAGGGAGCCCGAGCTGAAGCAGCAGGACGTCACGCTCGGCGTGCCCACCGAGCACGCCCACGTCGACGTCGAGGAGGCCGTTCCGGCGGCGATCGGAGACGGCAGCGTACGGCGTCGTCGTCGCGAGGCGAACGCCCGCGCGACGGCCGATGCCGGTGGCGAGTAA
- the metG gene encoding methionine--tRNA ligase codes for MADASSFYVTTPIFYVNDVPHIGHAYTEVAADVLARWHRQAGERTWSLTGTDEHGQKILRTATANGVTPKEWADKLVAEAWKPLLETVDIANDDFIRTTDARHEENVQKFLQHLFDEGHIYTGEYEGYYCVGCEEYKTESQLVPGTGEYEGQLVCEIHSKPVELLHEKNYFFRMSAFADRLLALYDEQPDFVQPESARNEVVSFVRQGLDDLSISRSTFDWGVKVPWDESHVVYVWFDALLNYITAAGYGQDDEAFASRWPAQHIVGKDILRFHAVIWPAMLMAAGLEVPRGVFGHGWLLVGGEKMSKSKLTGIAPSQITDVFGSDAFRYYFLRAISFGQDGSFSWEDLAARYQAELANGFGNLASRVVAMITRYFDGAVPTAVESATTDADREIVAIEQRATESAWAAIDRIAIHDSIAASWELVDALNGYITSEEPWALAKDPANRERLETVLATAYHGLGTLAVLLSPVLPKAAEKLWTALGAEGTVQGQRIDRANEWTPGTRVAPLEALFPRVETAE; via the coding sequence ATGGCCGACGCCTCCTCGTTCTATGTCACCACGCCCATCTTCTACGTCAACGACGTGCCCCACATCGGGCACGCGTACACCGAGGTCGCTGCCGACGTGCTCGCGCGCTGGCACCGACAGGCCGGCGAGCGCACCTGGTCGCTGACGGGCACCGACGAGCACGGCCAGAAGATCCTCCGCACCGCGACCGCGAACGGCGTGACCCCGAAGGAGTGGGCCGACAAGCTTGTCGCCGAGGCCTGGAAGCCGCTGCTCGAGACCGTCGACATCGCCAACGACGACTTCATCCGCACGACCGACGCGCGCCACGAGGAGAACGTCCAGAAGTTCCTCCAGCACCTCTTCGACGAGGGGCACATCTACACGGGCGAGTACGAGGGCTACTACTGCGTCGGCTGCGAGGAGTACAAGACCGAGTCGCAGCTCGTGCCGGGAACCGGCGAGTACGAGGGCCAGCTCGTGTGCGAGATCCACTCCAAGCCGGTCGAGCTGCTGCACGAGAAGAACTACTTCTTCCGCATGTCCGCGTTCGCCGACCGCCTGCTCGCGCTCTACGACGAGCAGCCCGACTTCGTGCAGCCCGAATCCGCGCGCAACGAGGTCGTCTCGTTCGTCAGGCAGGGCCTCGACGACCTCTCGATCTCGCGCTCGACCTTCGACTGGGGCGTGAAGGTCCCGTGGGACGAGTCGCACGTCGTCTACGTGTGGTTCGACGCGCTGCTGAACTACATCACGGCCGCCGGCTACGGCCAGGACGACGAGGCGTTCGCGAGCCGCTGGCCCGCGCAGCACATCGTCGGCAAGGACATCCTCCGCTTCCACGCCGTCATCTGGCCCGCCATGCTGATGGCCGCCGGCCTCGAGGTGCCGCGCGGCGTGTTCGGCCACGGCTGGCTGCTCGTCGGCGGCGAGAAGATGTCGAAGTCCAAGCTCACCGGCATCGCGCCGTCGCAGATCACCGATGTCTTCGGCTCCGACGCGTTCCGCTACTACTTCCTGCGCGCCATCTCGTTCGGCCAGGACGGCTCGTTCTCGTGGGAGGACCTGGCGGCGCGCTACCAGGCCGAGCTCGCGAACGGCTTCGGCAACCTCGCCTCGCGCGTGGTCGCCATGATCACGCGGTACTTCGACGGCGCCGTGCCGACCGCGGTCGAGTCGGCCACGACCGATGCCGACCGCGAGATCGTCGCGATCGAGCAGCGGGCGACCGAGTCGGCGTGGGCGGCCATCGACCGCATCGCGATCCACGACTCGATCGCCGCGTCGTGGGAGCTCGTCGACGCGCTGAACGGCTACATCACCTCCGAAGAGCCGTGGGCGCTGGCGAAGGATCCCGCGAACCGCGAGCGCCTCGAGACCGTCCTCGCCACGGCCTATCACGGCCTCGGCACGCTCGCCGTGCTGCTCTCGCCCGTGCTGCCCAAGGCCGCCGAGAAGCTCTGGACCGCGCTCGGCGCCGAGGGCACCGTGCAGGGCCAGCGCATCGACCGCGCGAACGAGTGGACGCCCGGCACCCGGGTCGCGCCGCTCGAGGCGCTGTTCCCCCGCGTCGAGACGGCCGAGTGA
- a CDS encoding TatD family hydrolase — translation MTAEHLRTRDDGGRPVEYPPPPEGLAVGVYDNHTHLEIADGALPLSVHEHLERAASVGVIGAVQVGTDVATSRWSAEAAAREPRLLAAVALHPNEAPELEAAGTLDDALAVIDELAAQPRVRAVGETGLDFFRTGDDGRPAQFRAFEAHIDIAKRHDVAMQIHDRDAHDDVVATLRRVGAPERTVFHCFSGGGELARLAASEGWYLSFAGNVTFKNAENLRDALRVAPRDRILVETDAPYLTPAPLRGRPNAPYLVPHTVRFMADVLGADLDELCSDLASNTRRVYGSWEDEARVGE, via the coding sequence GTGACCGCCGAGCACCTGCGCACGCGCGACGACGGCGGGCGGCCGGTCGAGTACCCGCCGCCGCCCGAGGGCCTCGCGGTCGGCGTCTACGACAACCACACGCACCTCGAGATCGCCGACGGCGCGCTGCCGCTGAGCGTGCACGAGCACCTCGAGCGCGCTGCATCCGTCGGCGTGATCGGTGCGGTCCAGGTGGGCACGGATGTCGCGACGAGCCGGTGGTCGGCCGAGGCCGCCGCGCGCGAGCCGCGCCTGCTCGCCGCGGTCGCCCTGCATCCCAACGAGGCCCCCGAGCTCGAGGCCGCGGGCACGCTCGACGACGCGCTCGCCGTGATCGACGAGCTCGCCGCGCAGCCCCGCGTGCGGGCGGTCGGCGAGACGGGGCTCGACTTCTTCCGCACGGGCGACGACGGCCGGCCGGCCCAGTTCCGCGCGTTCGAGGCGCACATCGACATCGCCAAGCGGCACGACGTCGCCATGCAGATCCACGACCGCGACGCGCACGACGACGTCGTGGCGACCCTGCGACGGGTGGGCGCGCCCGAGCGCACGGTGTTCCACTGCTTCTCGGGCGGCGGTGAGCTGGCGCGGCTCGCGGCATCCGAGGGCTGGTACCTCTCGTTCGCGGGCAACGTGACGTTCAAGAACGCCGAGAACCTGCGCGACGCCCTGCGGGTCGCCCCCCGCGATCGCATCCTCGTCGAGACGGATGCCCCGTACCTCACCCCCGCACCGCTGCGCGGGCGCCCGAACGCGCCGTACCTCGTGCCGCACACCGTGCGCTTCATGGCCGACGTGCTCGGCGCCGACCTCGACGAGCTCTGCTCCGATCTCGCGTCGAACACGCGCCGCGTGTACGGCTCGTGGGAGGATGAAGCCCGTGTGGGGGAGTGA